Below is a genomic region from Streptomyces ferrugineus.
CCTTCGGCCATGTCCTGCGCTCACGGCTCGCCTGGCTGCGCGAGCAGAGGCTGCCGGCCGGCACCACGACGGAGGAGCTGGTGGTGTTCCGTGGTGAGTTCTGCTGAACGCCCGCGCCGTGTCCGCGTCCAGCGCGACGGACCCCTCCTCATCGAAGGGCCCGTCGAAGTGGTGGGCGAGAACGGCGAGGTGACGGCCTCCCGGCGGTTCACGGTGGCCATCTGCACCTGCCGCCGCAGCCGTACGTTTCCCTGGTGCGACACCAGCCATCGCCGCTGCGGCAGGCGATCCGGCACGGGCCGGCCCGGATGAACCACCCCGGACCACCGCCGCTGCCCGAGCCGCGCGGCGCCCTCTCCGCCGCCGTGACCGCGCTGCTGCGGGGGTCGGACTCTGGAAGCGTTCCCTCGCCGGCGAACTGCTCACCGTACGGCGACGACCTGCACCTCGCCCTCTATGTCCTGTACGAGCTGCACTATCAGGGCTTCGCGGGCGTGCCCGACGACCTCGAGTGGGACAGCGGCCTGCTGGCGTACCGGCGCACGATCGAGGACCGCTTCCTGGGCGCGCTGCGCCGGGACGTGCCGGTCGACGCCACCGACACGGCACGGCAGGCGCTCGACGAGCTGCAGGCCGAGCCGGTGCACGGCGCCGGCAGCGTCTCGCACTTCCTGCGGGACGAAGGAAACCTGCGGCGGCTGCGTGAATACGCGGCGCTGCGCTCGCTGTACCACCTCAAGGAGGCCGACCCGCACGCCTGGGTGCTGCCCCGGCTGCGCGGGCGGGCCAAGGCGGCCATGGTCGCCGTGGAGTTCGACGAGTTCGGGGCGGGCCGCACCGAGGACATCCACGCGCAGCTGTTCGCCGACCTCATGGCGGACCTCGGGCTGGACACGGCGTACGGGCACTACGTCGACGCCGCCCCGGCCGAGGCGCTGGCCACCGTCAATCTGATGTCCCTGCTCGGTCTGCGCCGGGCACTGCGCGCGGCGCTCGTCGGGCACTTCGCCGCCGTCGAGGTGACCTCGTCCCCGGCCTCGCGCCGCCTCGCCGAGGCGCTGCGGCGGGTGGGGGCGGGCCCGGCGGCCGTGCGGTTCTACGACGAGCACGTGACGGCGGACGCGGTGCACGAGCAGGTCGTACGGCACGATGTCGTCGGCGGGCTGCTGGCGGACGAACCGCAGCTGGAGGGCGACGTGGTGTTCGGCATCCGCGCGACCACCCACCTCGAGGACCGCCTGGCGGCGGAGCTGCTCGATGCCTGGCGCGGCGGCGGGAGTGCGCTGCGCGTCCCGGCGCTCACATCCCGTTCCTGACGCATTACTTCTACCGGTCGGGGTACTTCGGGTCCATGAGAACGAGCGTGCTGGACACCGGCTCCAACACGGTGCGGCTGGTCGTGTGCGACGTGGGGGACGGGGTGCCGCTCCCGGTGCACACCGCGAAGTGGAAACTGCGTCTGTCCGAACACGTCGGCAGCGACGGCCGCCTCGGGGAAGAGGCCACGGAGCGCTTGGTCAAGGCGTTGCGCTCGGCCTGCGACATGGCACGGCAGTGGGACGCGCCCGAGCCCTTGGCGTTCGCGACCTCGGTGGTGCGCGACGCACCCGACCGGGAGGACGTGCTGGCGGCCGTGCACAGCCGGACCGGGCTGCGGCTGCGGGTGCTGCCGGGTGAGGCGGAGGCCCGGCTGACGTTCCTGGGCGCCCGGCGCTGGATGGGCTGGCGCTCGGGCCCGCTGGCCCTCTTCGACATCGGCGGCGGCTCCCTCGAAGTGGCGTTCGGCCGGGGCAGGACACCGGAGTTCGCGGCCTCACTGCCACTCGGCGCCAACCGCCTCACCCGCGAGTTCTTCGGCGCGGCGGACCCGCCCCCGCCGTCCGACGTGACCGCCCTGCGCCGCAGGGTGCGCCACCAGTTGCGGGACGTCTCCGCCCGGATCCGCTGGGAGCATCCGCAGACGGCCGTCGCGACCTCCCGGACCTTCCAGCAGCTCGCACGGCTGTGCGGCGCCGCTCCGGGCCGCCGCGGCCCCTTCGTCGAGCGGACACTGCGCCGCCGGGACCTGCGCCGTGCGATCGACCGGCTGGCCGCACTGTCCGCCGCCGAGCGCTCCGACCTGCCCGGCATCTCCACACCCCGGGCGGGACAGAGCCTGGCGGGGGCCATCGTCGGCCACGCCGCGATGAAACTGAGCGACGTGAAAACCCTGATGATCTGCCCCTGGGCCCTGCGCGAGGGCATCCTGCTGCGCCACCTGGAGGACGGCGCCGACTGGTGGGCCGACCTGGACCGGCACGCCCCCGCACGACCGAGCCGGGACGGACACGACCCCGCACGACCGGGCCTGGACGGCGTACCGGTCGGCTCCCGGGCACTGCGCGTGGCCACGCCACCGTCGCCGCGCTGAAGCGATCCGAGACGACACGACACGACACGAACACCGTACGACCGGATCTGGAC
It encodes:
- a CDS encoding CDGSH iron-sulfur domain-containing protein produces the protein MVSSAERPRRVRVQRDGPLLIEGPVEVVGENGEVTASRRFTVAICTCRRSRTFPWCDTSHRRCGRRSGTGRPG
- a CDS encoding Ppx/GppA phosphatase family protein, with the translated sequence MRTSVLDTGSNTVRLVVCDVGDGVPLPVHTAKWKLRLSEHVGSDGRLGEEATERLVKALRSACDMARQWDAPEPLAFATSVVRDAPDREDVLAAVHSRTGLRLRVLPGEAEARLTFLGARRWMGWRSGPLALFDIGGGSLEVAFGRGRTPEFAASLPLGANRLTREFFGAADPPPPSDVTALRRRVRHQLRDVSARIRWEHPQTAVATSRTFQQLARLCGAAPGRRGPFVERTLRRRDLRRAIDRLAALSAAERSDLPGISTPRAGQSLAGAIVGHAAMKLSDVKTLMICPWALREGILLRHLEDGADWWADLDRHAPARPSRDGHDPARPGLDGVPVGSRALRVATPPSPR
- a CDS encoding iron-containing redox enzyme family protein yields the protein MNHPGPPPLPEPRGALSAAVTALLRGSDSGSVPSPANCSPYGDDLHLALYVLYELHYQGFAGVPDDLEWDSGLLAYRRTIEDRFLGALRRDVPVDATDTARQALDELQAEPVHGAGSVSHFLRDEGNLRRLREYAALRSLYHLKEADPHAWVLPRLRGRAKAAMVAVEFDEFGAGRTEDIHAQLFADLMADLGLDTAYGHYVDAAPAEALATVNLMSLLGLRRALRAALVGHFAAVEVTSSPASRRLAEALRRVGAGPAAVRFYDEHVTADAVHEQVVRHDVVGGLLADEPQLEGDVVFGIRATTHLEDRLAAELLDAWRGGGSALRVPALTSRS